TGACATCGATGATGGTGCCAAACGGATCGGTGATGACAATGGCCTCGCTGGCATTCTCGAATACCTTGGCCGCCAACTTGAGTCCTTCCTCGGCCCGGTTACGCTCTTCGATTTCCTGCTTCAGTCGCAGATTGGACGCTTCAAGTTCCCGGGTGCGGTCAAGAATGCGTTGTTCCAGTTCACCATAGGCCGCCTGAAGGGCATCCTTGGTTTGTTTGCGTTCGGTGATGTCATGAAGAATGCCGGTGAAAAATGTTTCCTCGTTCGAACGGAAGACGCCGACCGACAGTTCGGCGGGAAATTCGCGTCCATCCTTGCAGACACAGGAGACCTCGCGAATGGTTCCAATGATCTTGCGAATACCCGTCGTCAGGAAAGAATGAATATAATGATCATGGGCTTCGCGATACGGAGATGGCATGAGAATGGAAACATTTTCTCCAATCAACTCCCGGGACGTATAACCAAACATTTTCTCCACGGATGCGTTGACCGAGCGGATGATCCCATGATGGTCGATGGTAAGAATGCCGTCCACCGCCGAATTGAGGATGGACTGGTTTTGATTGAGGCTGCTGTGCAGTTCACTCAGAGCGGTTTGCCCGCGGCGATGGATGGAAAATATGAAAAAAATCGCCAAAATCAGGGACAGCGAGGACCCGATCGCGTGAATTCCGTCCAGGTCCGTCTCCGCTTCCACCAAAACGGCAACGATCAGAGGAAGAACAATGGCAGCAAAATGGTAACCAAAACGAAACGGTGCGTTGGACTTCATCGGTTCTTTCCAGACAAACGCGCGCAGGGTCGATGACGGGCATGAACTCTGGTGTCGGATGAGAAATAATTCCTCCAGAGTGGATCAACGGGTTAGCAAAGACAGTATTGCAAAATTAAATAATGCCTATGGCAATGGAAACAATTATTGATAACCACCTGTCCAACGTCTCATTATGGAAGGAAAGTTTCCGGAATTCAACCCCTTCATCAATGAATGAACGGTGCTTCCCGTCCTTTCCGGAAAATGAGAATGGATCGAAGGTCACGGGGTGAATACGTATCAATGTTCATTAAACCTGGCCGTATTTTGCATCAATTCATGGAACGATAATTGCGAAGTCCCATGAATCATGGCTGCGAAGTAGTGACCGTGGGGATCGGCCCCTCTTGCTCCTCAAGATGATTTCATGCCTCCGTGAATCTTTTCGTACTTGCGTCCTTCTGTGGCATTGCCCTGCTCAACCCGTTGTGGGGGTTGGTCATCCTGTTGATCGCGGAAAACAGTCTGTTCCATATCGGTACCCGTTTTGCCGCCGTGGCCCTTCCGGTAGGTTATGCCAGCATGATGGACGTGTTTCTTTTCTGCCTTTTTCTGGGAGCGGTGCATCGATCGTCGCGGGAATACGGATCGTTGCCGTTCATCCATCGTCGCCAACGCGCATTCGCTTCCCCTTCCGGGACGACTCCGGGCCAAGACGGCAAAAAAAACGACAGGCGGTCGCTGCAACGGTTCGCACGGAAAACCCTGTCGAACATTCTCCTTCCCTATCTGATCTGGATGGTGTTGTGCCTGGTCCTTGGCCTGGTAGAGGGACATCCCGACGTCGAACTGGTCCAACAGATTCGCGCCGCGGGTATCCGTCTGTTTCCCTGGAGTCTGGTGTTCGTGGTCTGGATGCTGCGGTCGCGCGCGGATATGATTTTAAAAATTGCCCTGGGAGTGGCAACCCTGACCGCCCTGGTCCATGTCGTCATCCAGATCATCGACAATCGCACCGTGCTGATGGCGGCCTATTATTTTCTTCGGGATACCCAGGATGCATGGATCCTGGTTCGCCAAGCCCTGACGGAAAAGGCGGAACTGGTTCGCGGTATTCCCCAGGGAATCGTTCTCATGGTTTCGACATTGGTGTTTCTCTTTACCCGGTTCATCTCCGGTCAGTCGCAACGGCCAAAAATCGATCTGGCTCTGGCGGGAATCCAGGTGATCGCCATCGCCATCACCATCACCCGTTCGCTCGTGGCCACCTTCGTTCTGGGCATTTTCATGGGAATCGTCTTCGGATTGAGAAGGCGGGCGCGATCGCGAACCCTCTTCGAAAGGACCATCCTGAGCGTCTTTGGTGGCATTTTCTTTCTTGGCGCTTTTTTCGCGTCCAACACCATCTACCTCGAAACCTGGTTGGCACGCTTTGCCGAACTCGGTCAGGATGTGGCCATCTACTCCGCCGAAACCAACCGGGGTCTGGACAATGTCAGTTCCTGGAATGCCATCATGGAGAAACCAATCTTTGGCTGGGGGTACCATGTCTATCCTTCCCAATTCGCCATCGGACCCATGTTGGGCAATGACATCCATCCCATCCTGGAGAATGGTCTGTTCGGGGGATGGGTCGCCGTGGCCATGACCATCTTCATGTTCATCGTCCTGGTCAAACGGTTCCAGGAAGCGGGACGGCGGGATCGGGAGGTGGCGATCCGGTTGTTGCCGTATCTGGCGATATTCAGTTCCTATCTGATCCTCAACAGCATTGGCGCCGGCGGCAGTTTGACCGGAAAGGGCTTGATCGCCATGGCGCTTTTCATCGGTATTGCCCTGGCCGAAATGAGCCAACTCGAATTGAATGCCCCGGCGAAAGAAAAATCGATCCCACCCCAACCGTCCGGGCATCCCTTTCAATGGAAAAAATTCCGTCGCAAGCCTCGATGTCTCGGAACAATCCATTGTTGAAAGAAAAAAGTTGGCTTCGTGTTTTCAATCCGCAATCGGTGGAGAAGTCAAGTGTGCGGCATCGCCGGATTGTTGTCTCGACAGTATGATGACGCAATGATTGCCGATATTCTGGCGGCGATGAACCATTCCCTGGCCCATCGTGGTCCCGACGGCGCAGGCATATATGTTGAAAGAGGGGTAGGGCTTGCCCATCGGCGTCTGGCGATCATCGATCTTTCCGACACCGGACATCAGCCGATGCGCTGGCGTCAGGGTCACCTTGTGATCGTCTTCAATGGCGAAGTCTACAACCATATCGAACTGCGTCACACCTTGGAACAACTGGGCCATGCCTTCGAAGGAAGCTCCGATACCGAAGTGGTGTTGCATGCCTTCGGAGAATGGGGTTGTGCCGCTTTCGCCAGATTCAATGGCATGTTCGCCATCGCTTTTTACAATACCCGGACCGATCATCTGACCCTGGTCCGGGACCGGGTCGGGATCAAACCTCTTTTCTACCGTTGGAAGGGATCCGAATTCGCCTTCGCTTCGGAAATGAAGGCTTTGTTCCACGTCCCCGATCTGGACCGGCGGATCAATCCCGATACCTTTTTTCATTATCTGGTCTATAATACGCCACCCGCTTCGGCAACCCTGCTCGATGAGGTGCGACAATTGCCTCCGGGGTGCATCATGGAAATCGATGCCTCCCGTCAGGTCAGGATCCGTCCGTTCTGGATTGCTCCCCCCTTGATCCCGGACGAACGCCTGACTTTGGACGGGGTTGTCGAGGAAATGGAAGGGTTGCTGCGCGATTCCATCCGCCTTCGTTTGCGCTCCGATGTTCCGGTCGGGGTGTTTTTGAGTGGGGGCATCGATTCCAGTCTGTTGACCGCCCTGGCCGCGCCCATGGTATCGGGTTTGAAAACGTTTTGCGCCGGTTACCGAACCGGCGACAGTGACGAAAGCGTTCATGCCGAACAGGTGGCGCGACATCTGGGAACAGACCACCATACCTTCATGATCGACCCCGCCGATCTTGATCCCAATCGCCTGATCATGGTTGCGGATGAGCCTTTGGCCAACGTGACGATCGTCCCTTATCTGAAACTGGCGGAAATGACCCGCCGCCATGTCAAGGTGGTATTGGCCGGGGATGGGGGCGACGAATTTTTCGCCGGTTATGATGTCCGCAACCATTATTCCCGGATGCTCCGCCTGAAAAAGTTGACCGGAGAAAAATTTTGGAACGCCGCCTGTGAGGTCGCCAAAAGATTGCCTCTGGGAAAAGATGTGTCGCGAGTTCTCAATCTGTGCCATTTTTCTTCGCCGCATGAACTCCTGGCCCTGTTCCAGATCGGCATTCCGCTTCATGAGGTTTCCTCACTCCTCGCCCAGCCCCATCACACCGATCTTCCCTCCCATTATTCGCTTCCCGCGGAAAGCACCTCATTCCTACAACTTAACCGGCACACCATCACCACCTATCTGACCGATACCGTCCTGAAAACCTCCGACCGGGTGACCATGGCCCATGGCCTGGAAGCCCGGGTTCCCCTGACCGATTACCGGATCATGGAATTTGCCTCCAGGCTCCCCGAGCGGTTGCAATTTCACCAGGGGCAGGGAAAGGCGATCCTCAAACGTATTCTGTACCGGCACGTTCCGAGACAACTGGTCGATCGGCCCAAACAGGGATTCGCCATTCCAGGACATCGTTGGTTCCAGGGACCGTGGCGTCCTTTATTCGATGAGTATCTGTCCGCGACGATGGTGCGTCGTTCGGGATTGCTGCGTTGTGAAGTCGTGGACCGCATGCGGACCGACTATCGCAACGGTCGCCGTGAATATGCCGCGATCCTGTGGCGCCTGCTGGTCTTTCAATGGTGGCATGAACGGTATGTGTTGGACGCCACCGGTGAATTCTCCCGGTCCCATCCCGATTCCGCCGGGAGCCCCTCTTGAAAACAATCCTCTTTTCCAGCGGTGGCGTCGATCACTATCAGATGGGACTTTTCGAAGGGCTCGCCAAGGCAGGAGTGCGGGTAGAGATGGTCGGGAATGATCGTCTGAACGATTACCGTTTTCTTTTCGCCCGTTATCCTGGAACGGTGGCGGTCAATCTTCGTGGCGGATTCGATCCGGGAGTTTCACTCCCGCAAAAACTGCTTCGAGTGCTTGGGACCTATGTCCGGGTTCTCATTTATCCCTTTCGGACCGAGGCCCGGTTGGTCCATCTGCAATGGCTGATCCGTCTGCCCAAGCTGGATCGGATGCTGTTGCCGCCTCTTTTTCGTCTGGCGGGAAAGCAGGTGGTGATCACGGCGCA
The window above is part of the Magnetococcales bacterium genome. Proteins encoded here:
- the asnB gene encoding asparagine synthase (glutamine-hydrolyzing), with amino-acid sequence MCGIAGLLSRQYDDAMIADILAAMNHSLAHRGPDGAGIYVERGVGLAHRRLAIIDLSDTGHQPMRWRQGHLVIVFNGEVYNHIELRHTLEQLGHAFEGSSDTEVVLHAFGEWGCAAFARFNGMFAIAFYNTRTDHLTLVRDRVGIKPLFYRWKGSEFAFASEMKALFHVPDLDRRINPDTFFHYLVYNTPPASATLLDEVRQLPPGCIMEIDASRQVRIRPFWIAPPLIPDERLTLDGVVEEMEGLLRDSIRLRLRSDVPVGVFLSGGIDSSLLTALAAPMVSGLKTFCAGYRTGDSDESVHAEQVARHLGTDHHTFMIDPADLDPNRLIMVADEPLANVTIVPYLKLAEMTRRHVKVVLAGDGGDEFFAGYDVRNHYSRMLRLKKLTGEKFWNAACEVAKRLPLGKDVSRVLNLCHFSSPHELLALFQIGIPLHEVSSLLAQPHHTDLPSHYSLPAESTSFLQLNRHTITTYLTDTVLKTSDRVTMAHGLEARVPLTDYRIMEFASRLPERLQFHQGQGKAILKRILYRHVPRQLVDRPKQGFAIPGHRWFQGPWRPLFDEYLSATMVRRSGLLRCEVVDRMRTDYRNGRREYAAILWRLLVFQWWHERYVLDATGEFSRSHPDSAGSPS